The Sedimentisphaera salicampi genome includes a region encoding these proteins:
- the rsmG gene encoding 16S rRNA (guanine(527)-N(7))-methyltransferase RsmG, translating into MGQTRLESLSDEQREKLDLFARLLIEHNERLNLTRIIEPEEIKTKHFEDSLAPLEMFIDYQNNTDRLPSLADIGSGGGFPGLVLAAVLPEWHIVSIEATGKKADFQQLVVEELQLMNAEVINDRAETLSQEPEYRETFDFALNRAVGTVSLVAEITGGLVRRGGYFLSYKGPKVDDELKTGAEALKLMGFARPEQIPYKTSGEEAADLRILRAKKIKSTPRKYPREFKYIKKRHLGM; encoded by the coding sequence ATGGGACAAACCCGGCTCGAATCTCTCAGCGATGAGCAGCGAGAAAAGCTTGATCTATTTGCAAGGCTTTTGATTGAGCATAATGAAAGACTCAATCTTACCAGAATCATAGAGCCTGAAGAGATCAAAACGAAACATTTTGAGGATTCTCTCGCCCCGCTGGAGATGTTCATAGACTACCAAAACAATACCGACAGGCTCCCCTCGCTTGCCGATATCGGCTCGGGCGGAGGCTTCCCCGGGCTCGTTCTCGCGGCAGTTTTGCCGGAATGGCATATTGTGAGCATTGAGGCTACGGGCAAAAAGGCCGATTTCCAGCAGCTCGTGGTGGAAGAATTGCAGCTTATGAATGCCGAGGTGATAAACGACCGAGCAGAAACGCTCTCCCAAGAGCCGGAATACAGAGAAACATTCGACTTCGCCCTGAACAGGGCTGTGGGAACTGTTTCGCTTGTTGCCGAGATCACAGGGGGGCTTGTGCGAAGGGGAGGCTATTTTCTCTCTTACAAGGGGCCGAAAGTGGATGATGAGCTCAAAACAGGCGCCGAAGCGCTGAAGCTTATGGGATTCGCCAGGCCCGAGCAGATCCCGTATAAGACCTCCGGAGAGGAGGCGGCAGACCTGAGGATCTTGCGGGCGAAAAAGATAAAATCCACCCCGAGGAAGTATCCGAGGGAGTTTAAGTATATAAAGAAAAGGCATCTGGGGATGTAG
- a CDS encoding tyrosine recombinase, which yields MKDVQLSNTLKKISSLAMGSEAYEFLNMLIVEAGLSKETVKSYGKDLRGFLEYCGDKRITSPADLSIETVSGYLRMQIESGLSPATAARSAAAIRTFIKYLISSRLLDNDFTILIETPQRPENLPEVYSIEQIIKLLNSPDIERDKFFYRDKAILEILYASGMRASELSGLKTKDINFRLGYLRCIGKGSKERLVPLANSSISHIRNYLERERPVMEKPEGGANLFLSRLGNPLDRTNIWRIVKGYAARAGIPNFTTHSFRHSFATHLLGGGADLRSVQEMLGHSSVTTTQIYTHLQENQLLETHKKHHPRG from the coding sequence ATGAAGGATGTGCAGCTTAGCAATACCCTCAAGAAGATAAGCTCTCTTGCAATGGGCAGCGAGGCATACGAGTTTTTGAATATGCTGATTGTGGAAGCGGGGCTTTCGAAGGAAACCGTCAAATCATATGGCAAAGACCTCAGAGGCTTCCTCGAATATTGCGGCGATAAGCGAATAACAAGCCCTGCAGACCTCAGCATTGAAACTGTTTCAGGATACCTCCGGATGCAGATTGAATCCGGCCTCAGCCCCGCCACAGCAGCACGCTCAGCAGCAGCGATACGCACATTCATAAAATACCTCATCAGCAGTCGCTTGCTCGATAACGATTTCACAATCCTCATCGAAACCCCGCAGAGACCAGAGAATCTGCCCGAGGTTTACAGCATTGAACAGATCATCAAACTGCTGAATTCGCCGGATATCGAAAGGGATAAATTCTTCTACCGCGACAAGGCAATCCTCGAGATCCTCTACGCCTCCGGAATGAGGGCAAGCGAGCTTTCAGGGCTCAAAACAAAGGATATAAACTTCCGCCTGGGTTATCTCAGATGCATTGGCAAGGGCAGTAAAGAGCGGCTTGTACCCTTGGCAAACTCCTCAATTTCCCATATCAGAAACTACCTTGAACGGGAAAGGCCTGTAATGGAAAAGCCCGAAGGCGGTGCGAATCTCTTTCTCTCCCGCCTTGGAAATCCGCTGGACAGGACAAATATATGGAGAATCGTTAAAGGATATGCAGCGAGGGCAGGAATCCCAAACTTCACTACCCACAGCTTCCGTCATTCCTTCGCTACCCACCTGCTCGGAGGCGGGGCAGACCTCAGAAGCGTGCAGGAGATGCTGGGACACTCCAGCGTTACTACAACCCAGATCTATACACACCTGCAGGAAAACCAGCTTCTCGAAACGCATAAAAAACACCACCCAAGAGGGTAG
- the creD gene encoding cell envelope integrity protein CreD, producing the protein MKKTNVPSAWNTTYSIIKFAAIIITLLLFLIPLGMFDGIMRSRRSRCEEVKREISEKWSGGAQTITGPVIILPYQEREIVPKYDKTGTETGSTVKTANGKIAVLPETLNIQAGADAHVRYRSIYEAVVYNSQISISGRFVLPEADQLKISEENVTVGKPELALFVNSTKSFSENVKAEINGNSKVLRRGATQIKTFPQGDLYCFINQKLGDEVQFNIDLNVKGAGSLSFAPLGNETSVELESSWPNPSFTGQFLPKSRKISDSGFSAEWQVLGLNREYPQIWNNRDYRIGESFFGVEFFNSLNVYHKYERTAKYAILFVIFTFIAMFLIESACDFSFQYFHYLLVGAASTLFYIILLATSEHLSYAPAFLISAAAMTILNSAYCWAISKKGKAALSMFITLGLLYGFWYLVLNLQDTALLVCSWGLFIILAAIMFITRKSRIF; encoded by the coding sequence ATGAAAAAAACCAACGTTCCCAGTGCATGGAATACCACATACTCAATCATCAAATTTGCTGCGATAATAATTACCCTTCTCTTGTTTCTGATTCCACTTGGTATGTTCGACGGCATTATGCGCAGCCGGCGAAGCCGCTGCGAGGAGGTGAAAAGGGAGATAAGCGAGAAGTGGAGCGGAGGCGCTCAAACGATTACAGGCCCCGTGATTATCCTGCCCTATCAGGAGCGGGAGATTGTTCCGAAATACGATAAGACCGGCACAGAAACCGGCAGCACAGTAAAAACTGCAAACGGAAAGATTGCAGTGCTTCCCGAAACGCTCAATATTCAGGCAGGAGCCGATGCGCATGTGAGGTATCGAAGCATATATGAGGCAGTGGTTTACAATTCTCAGATCAGCATCTCGGGCAGGTTTGTGCTCCCGGAAGCCGATCAGCTCAAAATAAGCGAGGAAAACGTTACAGTAGGCAAGCCGGAGCTGGCACTATTCGTAAACAGCACGAAATCTTTTTCTGAAAACGTTAAGGCAGAGATAAACGGCAATTCAAAGGTGCTCCGGAGAGGAGCAACACAGATAAAAACATTCCCTCAGGGCGATCTGTACTGCTTTATAAATCAGAAGCTCGGGGATGAGGTGCAGTTTAACATAGATTTGAACGTTAAAGGTGCGGGCAGCCTTTCATTCGCCCCGCTGGGCAATGAAACGAGTGTTGAGCTGGAATCTTCATGGCCGAATCCAAGCTTTACAGGGCAGTTCCTCCCTAAATCGAGGAAGATAAGCGATTCGGGCTTCTCTGCGGAGTGGCAGGTGCTCGGGCTGAACCGCGAATACCCTCAGATATGGAACAACCGCGACTACAGAATCGGCGAATCTTTCTTCGGCGTCGAATTCTTCAACAGCCTGAATGTGTATCATAAGTATGAGCGTACGGCAAAGTATGCAATTCTTTTCGTGATATTCACGTTTATTGCGATGTTCCTGATTGAATCTGCCTGCGATTTCAGCTTCCAGTACTTCCATTACCTGCTTGTGGGAGCCGCCTCAACGCTTTTCTACATAATCCTTCTTGCAACCAGCGAGCATCTCAGCTACGCCCCTGCCTTCCTGATTTCCGCCGCAGCTATGACAATTCTGAATTCGGCATACTGCTGGGCGATATCCAAAAAGGGCAAGGCGGCCTTGTCGATGTTTATAACCCTCGGCCTGCTCTACGGATTCTGGTATCTCGTTCTAAACCTACAGGATACAGCGCTTCTGGTTTGCTCGTGGGGGCTGTTTATTATTCTAGCTGCGATTATGTTCATCACCCGAAAGAGCAGGATATTCTAA
- a CDS encoding TIGR03960 family B12-binding radical SAM protein: MENKQKTNQQRIQHELLPIVEKPGRYIGGEVNSCRKDFDACDIRFGICFPDTYEIGMSNTGVSLIYELVNRLEWAGCERFFTPWTDAIEAMREKGIELFSLESKTAAKDFHMLGFSITTELCHTNILAMLDLAGLELRSENRNEQDPVILGGGQIANCCEPVADFFDIFLLGDCEDALPELLELLRKFKAEGRGKKEFLLEAGRMFSWAYVPRFYEPSEDSSVRPVKSGLPERVENAAVKDFENACIPEKPIVPFVEAVHERVSVEIMRGCPNACRFCQANFTKRPVRLRSVERIFNAAVESYEATGFDTVSLLSLSTADYPQLKELAERLNEYFAPRKVGISLPSLRVEKQLELIPALGASVRKSGLTIAVEAASEHLRELINKPITNEKLFAGLEEAYKAGYQRVKLYFMAGFPGETEQDLREIADLAGELSRMAKEITGRPAAVNAAVSWLVPKPHTPFQWQGQKSGEYFENAKQIILQRKKELGLGRKVSFKFHDIRQSILETALARGSRELCGVIEDVYRSGGMFDLWHEKFDFDKWEEKFAKRGIDYRQIAQKDYSLDSILPWQHLGGPDKELLLRHWEKALEIIGRERQPERQPSLHTAEKG; the protein is encoded by the coding sequence ATGGAAAACAAACAAAAGACAAACCAGCAAAGGATTCAGCACGAGCTCCTCCCGATAGTGGAAAAGCCCGGCAGATATATCGGCGGAGAGGTTAATTCCTGCAGAAAGGATTTTGATGCCTGCGATATACGCTTCGGGATATGCTTTCCCGATACATACGAAATCGGCATGAGCAATACGGGAGTTTCGCTTATCTACGAACTTGTAAACCGGCTTGAATGGGCGGGCTGTGAGCGATTCTTCACCCCTTGGACAGATGCGATTGAAGCAATGCGTGAAAAGGGGATTGAGCTTTTCTCTCTGGAAAGTAAAACTGCTGCAAAAGATTTCCATATGCTCGGTTTTTCCATAACAACAGAGCTCTGCCATACGAATATCCTCGCAATGCTCGACCTTGCCGGCCTTGAGCTGCGAAGCGAAAACAGAAATGAACAAGACCCTGTAATCCTCGGCGGCGGGCAGATTGCAAACTGCTGCGAGCCTGTGGCGGATTTCTTCGATATATTTCTCCTTGGAGACTGCGAAGACGCCCTGCCCGAGCTGCTTGAGCTTTTGAGAAAATTCAAGGCAGAAGGCAGGGGCAAAAAGGAGTTTCTCCTTGAAGCTGGAAGAATGTTTAGCTGGGCGTATGTGCCGAGATTCTATGAGCCATCTGAAGACAGCAGCGTTCGGCCTGTAAAAAGCGGGCTGCCCGAACGGGTTGAGAATGCCGCAGTGAAGGATTTCGAGAATGCCTGCATACCCGAAAAGCCGATAGTTCCGTTTGTTGAGGCAGTTCATGAGAGGGTGAGCGTGGAGATTATGCGGGGCTGCCCAAATGCTTGCAGGTTTTGCCAGGCGAATTTCACAAAGCGCCCTGTAAGGCTTAGAAGCGTAGAAAGGATATTCAATGCGGCCGTAGAAAGCTATGAGGCAACAGGCTTTGACACCGTTTCCCTGCTGAGCCTTTCAACAGCAGACTACCCGCAGCTAAAAGAGCTTGCAGAGAGGCTCAATGAATATTTCGCCCCGCGGAAGGTGGGCATTTCTCTGCCGAGCCTTCGCGTGGAAAAGCAGCTTGAGCTGATTCCAGCTCTTGGGGCATCGGTTCGCAAAAGCGGGCTTACTATCGCTGTGGAGGCGGCAAGCGAGCATCTGCGGGAGCTTATCAACAAACCGATTACCAATGAAAAGCTCTTCGCCGGCCTTGAAGAGGCCTACAAAGCGGGCTATCAGCGAGTGAAGCTGTATTTTATGGCCGGCTTCCCGGGCGAGACAGAGCAAGATCTGCGGGAAATTGCAGACCTCGCAGGCGAGCTGAGCAGGATGGCAAAGGAGATTACAGGCCGGCCGGCAGCCGTGAATGCTGCGGTAAGCTGGCTTGTGCCAAAGCCGCATACGCCTTTCCAATGGCAGGGACAGAAGAGCGGGGAGTATTTCGAAAATGCAAAGCAAATTATTCTCCAGAGAAAAAAAGAGCTCGGCTTAGGCCGCAAGGTTTCTTTCAAATTCCACGATATACGCCAGAGCATCCTTGAAACAGCGCTTGCGCGGGGCTCAAGGGAGCTTTGCGGGGTAATAGAAGATGTTTACCGCTCAGGCGGGATGTTCGATCTCTGGCACGAAAAATTCGATTTCGATAAATGGGAAGAGAAGTTCGCCAAAAGAGGCATTGACTACAGACAGATTGCTCAAAAGGATTACAGCCTTGATTCGATTCTGCCGTGGCAGCATCTTGGAGGCCCCGATAAAGAGCTGCTCCTGCGGCACTGGGAAAAGGCTTTAGAAATTATCGGCAGAGAAAGGCAGCCAGAGAGACAGCCTTCCTTGCATACTGCTGAGAAAGGATGA
- a CDS encoding glycosyltransferase family 2 protein, whose translation MKKVRDDYPIELSVVSPMYNEEGVIEESVRGLAEAIAKLGVSWELILVNDGSTDNTAAIIEQTAGEDERIQVVSYKRNRGRGYALRSGFNASRGKYVITTESDLTWGKEIIEKLYNELIESVADIVIASPYAKGGRLENVPAKRALLSRMGNEILKRTVPAPISMLSGMTRGYKGDIIRSLPLEQDRKEIHLEIVSKCVMLGLEFSEVPAVLKWQKAEKSGPKRKSKFKAGKLIKSHLLFSMFEAPAMLFGTLGFALLIVGAVFGLHLAAEYFIRDEVIGDRIIFILVTIFLLSSGFTMFLFCFFAYQIKTLQAELFKTQLLLHKKCSREKTGDI comes from the coding sequence ATGAAGAAAGTGCGCGATGATTATCCAATAGAGCTTAGCGTTGTTTCGCCTATGTACAACGAAGAGGGGGTGATTGAAGAGAGCGTTCGAGGGCTTGCCGAGGCGATTGCAAAGCTGGGAGTGAGCTGGGAGCTGATTTTAGTTAATGACGGCAGCACCGACAATACCGCCGCCATAATAGAGCAGACCGCAGGGGAAGATGAGCGTATTCAGGTAGTAAGCTATAAACGCAATCGCGGCAGAGGTTATGCCCTTCGTTCGGGCTTCAATGCCAGCAGAGGCAAATACGTTATCACAACCGAATCAGACCTCACTTGGGGCAAAGAAATAATCGAAAAGCTATACAATGAGCTCATCGAGAGCGTGGCGGATATAGTGATAGCGTCGCCTTACGCAAAGGGCGGAAGGCTGGAGAACGTGCCCGCAAAGCGTGCACTGCTGAGCAGAATGGGCAATGAAATCCTCAAACGCACAGTACCAGCTCCAATTTCTATGCTCAGCGGCATGACACGCGGCTACAAGGGCGATATTATCCGCAGCCTCCCCTTGGAGCAGGACAGGAAAGAGATTCATCTCGAGATTGTTTCAAAATGCGTTATGCTCGGGCTTGAGTTCAGCGAGGTGCCGGCGGTGCTGAAATGGCAGAAGGCGGAGAAATCCGGCCCGAAGCGGAAATCCAAATTCAAGGCGGGAAAGCTGATAAAAAGCCATCTGCTTTTCAGTATGTTCGAGGCGCCGGCGATGCTCTTTGGAACGCTCGGCTTCGCCCTTCTGATAGTCGGAGCGGTTTTCGGGCTTCATCTGGCAGCTGAATACTTCATCAGGGACGAGGTAATCGGAGACAGGATCATTTTCATACTCGTAACCATATTCCTGCTCAGCAGCGGCTTTACTATGTTCCTCTTCTGCTTCTTCGCCTACCAGATCAAAACCCTCCAGGCTGAGCTTTTCAAAACCCAGCTCCTGCTCCACAAAAAATGCAGCAGGGAAAAAACAGGGGATATCTAA
- a CDS encoding ATP-binding protein codes for MDSKDIDKEAFAEFMEKEFDIAPETEKIERSLKNLNLMRDGSLNLAGALLFGKRPHIQLPAFIVKCVCYPGKEISANNYIESKDIKGTIPQMFEGVTAFLLRNIRWIQNGKDINSIGDPEIPRIALVELVVNALIHRDYFISAPVRIFIFSDRVEIISPGHLPNNLTVENIKNGNSNIRNPILASFAAKLLPYRGLGSGIRRALKAYPDIQFEDDRDGNLFKCTLIRKTN; via the coding sequence ATGGATTCAAAGGATATTGACAAAGAGGCCTTCGCAGAATTTATGGAAAAGGAGTTTGACATAGCTCCGGAAACAGAAAAGATAGAACGTTCACTCAAAAACCTCAACCTTATGAGGGACGGGTCTTTGAATCTTGCAGGAGCTCTTTTGTTCGGTAAGAGGCCGCACATTCAGCTTCCGGCTTTTATAGTTAAGTGCGTCTGCTACCCGGGCAAAGAGATATCCGCAAACAACTACATAGAAAGCAAAGATATCAAAGGAACTATCCCGCAGATGTTTGAGGGAGTAACAGCATTTTTGCTTAGAAATATTCGATGGATTCAGAACGGCAAAGATATAAATTCAATTGGAGACCCCGAGATCCCGCGAATTGCCTTAGTGGAGCTGGTGGTTAATGCCCTGATACACAGAGACTACTTTATCTCCGCCCCTGTAAGAATTTTTATCTTCTCAGACAGAGTGGAGATTATAAGCCCCGGGCATCTGCCGAATAATCTTACAGTGGAGAATATTAAAAACGGTAATTCCAACATAAGAAACCCGATCCTTGCATCCTTCGCTGCAAAACTCCTTCCATACAGAGGGCTAGGCAGCGGGATAAGGCGTGCTCTGAAAGCATATCCCGATATTCAGTTCGAAGACGACAGAGACGGCAATCTATTCAAGTGTACTCTTATTAGAAAAACAAACTGA
- a CDS encoding lysylphosphatidylglycerol synthase transmembrane domain-containing protein has protein sequence MNRKTKITLQVAVSAVLIGFIFSRINLQELGAAISGVSLPLLFLCFALLIPNYLLRAYRWRLLFQDSSHTISLTDSSLLLFAGLGLNLFMPAGSGDIAKAYFGYRWSGVKERMVSISFLDKLIAVSSISIPGLAASLITSRPIFAALSLLAGIPLLFVLFFAGWFSRSEKAKDFIDKRAGRKFDFQLFSRQIESSKGKLFYAVIVSVLGWAVTYFIFFICFRMIDSQISLYYVFSVSPILTLARLFPFSLNGLGSDEAVIGFLFLGSGLESEKVLAAALLYRVVLLIIPGLAGLIILNLKRKIITSNDETVQSDIWDF, from the coding sequence ATGAACAGGAAAACGAAGATAACGCTGCAGGTTGCTGTATCAGCGGTGCTGATTGGGTTTATATTCTCCCGCATAAACCTGCAAGAGCTTGGGGCTGCTATAAGCGGTGTAAGCCTGCCGCTGCTTTTTCTTTGCTTTGCCCTGCTTATCCCAAACTACCTTCTCAGGGCGTATCGCTGGAGGCTCTTATTTCAAGACAGCTCTCATACAATCAGCCTCACGGATTCCTCTTTGCTTCTCTTTGCCGGCCTCGGGCTCAATCTGTTTATGCCCGCCGGCAGCGGGGATATCGCCAAGGCATACTTCGGCTACCGCTGGTCTGGTGTGAAGGAGAGGATGGTATCTATAAGCTTTCTGGATAAGCTCATAGCCGTAAGTTCCATATCCATACCCGGCCTTGCCGCTTCTCTTATAACCTCGCGCCCGATATTTGCCGCCCTTTCGCTTCTTGCCGGCATACCGCTTCTTTTCGTTTTGTTCTTTGCCGGCTGGTTTTCAAGGAGCGAAAAGGCTAAGGATTTTATCGATAAACGAGCGGGCAGGAAATTCGATTTTCAGCTTTTCAGCAGGCAGATTGAAAGCTCCAAGGGCAAGCTTTTCTATGCAGTTATCGTTTCAGTTCTTGGCTGGGCTGTAACTTATTTTATTTTTTTTATATGTTTTAGGATGATAGATTCTCAAATTTCGTTATATTACGTGTTTTCGGTTTCTCCGATTCTCACTCTCGCCAGGCTGTTTCCATTCTCATTGAACGGGCTTGGCAGTGATGAGGCCGTGATTGGATTTTTATTTCTCGGCAGCGGATTAGAATCTGAAAAGGTGCTTGCAGCGGCTCTTCTTTACAGAGTCGTTCTTTTGATTATCCCCGGTCTGGCTGGGCTGATAATCTTAAATCTTAAAAGAAAAATTATAACTTCCAATGATGAAACTGTTCAGAGTGATATATGGGACTTTTAG
- a CDS encoding class I SAM-dependent methyltransferase codes for MGLLENAKMGIYRFIRVFRCNDVMEIMKPDAQTVLDIGCQEMYFYNQLKEHYDVTLADCEPQNGDIVKQDVENLSFEDSSFDIVICLQVLEHVPDPVKAMKELKRVARKQLIISVPNEPEFTFARMGTWEKEHLWAIQPAVFEHHLGKPDIFKTIILKRYCLFAWDIGEGD; via the coding sequence ATGGGACTTTTAGAAAACGCTAAGATGGGGATATACCGCTTTATAAGGGTATTCCGCTGCAATGATGTTATGGAAATAATGAAGCCTGATGCCCAAACTGTGCTCGATATAGGCTGTCAGGAGATGTATTTCTACAACCAGCTCAAAGAGCATTACGATGTTACGCTTGCAGACTGCGAGCCTCAAAACGGCGATATAGTAAAACAGGATGTTGAAAACTTAAGCTTTGAAGATTCCAGCTTCGATATCGTAATATGCCTGCAGGTTCTCGAGCACGTGCCGGATCCTGTGAAGGCGATGAAGGAGCTCAAGCGAGTGGCACGAAAGCAGCTTATTATCTCAGTGCCAAACGAGCCGGAATTCACATTCGCACGTATGGGGACATGGGAGAAAGAACATTTATGGGCAATACAGCCCGCTGTTTTTGAACATCACCTCGGCAAGCCGGACATCTTCAAAACGATAATATTAAAAAGATACTGTTTGTTTGCTTGGGATATAGGCGAGGGGGATTAG